Proteins from a genomic interval of Calypte anna isolate BGI_N300 chromosome 19, bCalAnn1_v1.p, whole genome shotgun sequence:
- the TLCD2 gene encoding TLC domain-containing protein 2, with product MAFSPGLLVVAGSFAAFRLLNRGLERLVPPPPSARRNRWKWRNIWTSLAHSVLSGGGALAGFCLHPELSEDLVGTHPPGAHSLVAVSVGYFLEDFVDMLCNQKLHQSWELLFHHSVVIVCFGISVLLHQYVGFALVALLVEINSIFLHLRQILLMANLVHTTCYRLNSIINLGTYVVFRIATLAWMSRWLFLNRENVPPATYTVGTVGMAIMTPMNIILFYRLLRSDFCKSSRDVQRDKEQ from the exons ATGGCTTTCAGCCCGGGGCTACTGGTGGTGGCCGGTTCCTTCGCCGCTTTCCGCCTGCTGAACCGAGGACTGGAGCGGCTGGTACCACCCCCGCCTTCGGCCCGGCGCAACCGCTGGAAGTGGCGCAACATCTGGACGTCGCTGGCGCACAGCGTGCTCAGCGGTGGCGGGGCCCTGGCCGG ATTCTGCCTCCACCCTGAGTTGTCCGAGGACTTGGTGGGCACACACCCCCCCGGGGCACACAGCCTGGTCGCCGTGTCTGTAG GTTATTTCCTTGAAGACTTTGTGGATATGTTGTGCAATCAGAAACTTCACCaatcctgggagctgctcttccATCACTCTGTG gTGATCGTTTGCTTTGGCATCTCAGTTCTTCTCCATCAGTACGTGGGGTTTGCCCTCGTGGCTTTACTGGTGGAGATTAACTCCATCTTCCTCCACCTGCGGCAGATCCTCCTCATGGCCAACCTGGTGCACACCACCTGCTACCGCCTCAACAGCATCATCAACCTGGGCACCTACGTGGTGTTCCGCATCGCCACGCTGGCCTGGATGTCCCGATGGCTTTTCCTCAATCGGGAGAACGTGCCCCCAGCAACTTACACCGTGGGCACGGTGGGCATGGCAATCATGACCCCCATGAACATCATCCTCTTCTACCGCCTGCTGCGTAGTGACTTCTGCAAGTCCAGCCGGGATGTGCAGCGGGACAAGGAGCAATAA
- the LOC103529648 gene encoding apoptosis-inducing factor 3-like, which translates to MDDDDTITAEVCEEADVGDGELREVMVAGYPVLLVRNKNEFRALGSRCPHYGAPLSKGVLKGERLRCPWHGACFNIKTGDIEEYPSLDCLPCFKVTVEDGKVFVTAKKKDLASSKRMKTTSKRCPLNRDTVLLLGGGVAALVCAETLRQEGFTGRIIMATKEKHVPYDKSKLSKEMNLKAEDVYLRKPEFLDARDIEFWTEKEAVSVDFQKKKVRFMDGSSQKYSQLLIAAGSHSNPLKVPGEDLQNVYFLHTPEDSHKILELATGKNLVIIGASFIGMEIAAFLSDKAGTISVVEKKEFPFQNALGPEVGGVAMKMLQNKGVKFYMKTELCELKGKDGKVTEALLACGEKLPADVVVAGIGVFPNSNFLKGTSIARDEHGAILVDLHMQTNIPNVFAAGDVVSFPVALLNWDRSSIHHQQVAEAHGHIAALNMLKKGKELHTVPFFWTTMLGKTIRYAGCGKGYTDTVVKGSLEQQKFLIFYIRDGTVTAVASLNCDPMVSLIAEVLYSGKRISKEEAEACDICNTPSLAET; encoded by the exons ATGGATGATGATGACACCATCACCGCCGAGGTCTGCGAGGAGGCTGATGTTGGGGATGGAGA GCTCCGTGAAGTGATGGTGGCCGGCTACCCGGTGCTTCTGGTGAGGAACAAGAATGAGTTCAGGGCCCTGGGCAGCAGGTGCCCCCACTATGGTGCCCCGCTCAGCAAAG GAGTCTTGAAAGGGGAGAGGTTGCGCTGCCCCTGGCACGGTGCCTGTTTTAACATCAAAACTGGAGACATTGAGGAATACCCTTCTCTGGACTGTCTCCCCTGCTTCAAg GTAACAGTGGAAGATGGAAAGGTGTTTGTTACAGCGAAAAAGAAG GATCTTGCAAGCAGCAAGAGGATGAAGACCACAAGCAAGCGATGCCCTCTCAACCGGGACACAGTGCTGCTTCTAGGGGGAG GTGTGGCTGCTCTTGTGTGTGCAGAGACGCTTCGCCAGGAGGGCTTTACTGGCAGGATCATCATGGCCACCAAGGAGAAACATGTTCCATATGACAAGTCCAAACTGAGCAAG GAAATGAACTTGAAAGCTGAGGATGTCTACTTGAGGAAACCTGAATTCCTTGATGCTCGCGACATAGAGTTCTGGACAGAGAAAGAG GCAGTGTCAGTGGATttccagaagaagaaagttCGCTTTATGGACGGGTCCTCACAGAAATACAGTCAGCTGCTCATTGCAGCCGGCAGCCA ctccaaccccctCAAAGTCCCAGGTGAAGACCTGCAGAATGTGTACTTTCTCCACACCCCAGAAGACTCTCATAAGATCTTAGAGCTGGCAACTGGGAAGAATCTGGTGATCATAGGCGCTTCATTCATAG GAATGGAGATAGCTGCCTTCCTCTCTGACAAAGCTGGTACCATCTcagtggtggaaaaaaaggagttcCCTTTCCAGAATGCTCTGGGTCCTGAGGTTGGAGGTGTCGCCATGAAG aTGCTGCAGAATAAAGGGGTGAAGTTTTACATGAAGACAGAACTCTGTGAGCTGAAAGGAAAGGATGGAAAG GTCACAGAGGCTCTTCTTGCCTGTGGAGAGAAACTACCTGCAGATGTGGTAGTGGCAGGAATAG gggTGTTCCCCAACTCGAACTTTCTGAAGGGCACCTCCATCGCCAGAGATGAGCACGGTGCCATCCTTGTGGATTTG CACATGCAAACCAACATCCCAAATGTCTTCGCTGCGGGGGACGTGGTCTCCTTTCCTGTAGCTCTGCTCAACTGGGACCGGTCCAGCATCCACCATCAACAGGTGGCTGAGGCTCATG GTCACATCGCTGCCTTAAACAtgctgaagaaagggaaggagttGCACACTGTCCCCTTCTTCTGGACCACAATGCTTGGGAAAACCATCAGATATGCAG GCTGTGGAAAGGGATACACAGACACTGTTGTGAAGGGCAGCCTGGAGCAACAGAAGTTCCTAATCTTTTACATCAG GGATGGCACCGTGACTGCAGTTGCCAGCCTGAACTGTGACCCTATGGTGTCTCTGATTGCTGAAGTTTTATACTCAGGGAAAAGAATCTCCAAAGAAGAAGCAGA GGCCTGTGACATCTGCAATACACCCTCGCTGGCAGAAACTTGA